One segment of Chitinivibrionales bacterium DNA contains the following:
- a CDS encoding BamA/TamA family outer membrane protein codes for MIRLSFLQQQRNYFGPKVFIAILPLFFAAEIFGFGKNKVEYEYFKWNCYRVPHFEVYFSQNQGVLPAIATQWIENDFEALRRDFSFAPKDKIPVILYGSPNSFAQTNVISDILPEGVGGFTTQIKNRIVVPFDGSYDELRHVLHHELVHGFQYSILFEQFGSSLLTGADAQLPLWFAEGLAEYLSMGWNTESDMFLMDATIFGSIGLPGPELGGYMAYKGGQSFFEFLAESRGEKRFSQFLARFKEVKNVERSFKEVYGKSPEELGEEWRTELKRLYWPEIGRRAAPAKFGIALTAHEKDRDNFNLKPRISPDGTKVAYFSDLRDYTRILVCTAKGEIFREVGQSGYAGSFESFHPFRSGLCWSPGSDKLAFVSSNNGKDELRIVDINKKKLLKAFIPDLASAVSPDWSPNGRDIVFCGIDRGYCDLYVYNSVSGSCTRLTNDIFSEADPRYTRDGRGIVFARQDTSGAAERSVRKAAPPVQLWYLDLADLHCVQLTASPGNKKAPCFSPDGKFIMYVSDRNGIDNIYVAPFKNPDSAKALTDVIGGCSSPDWAKDSAAAVYCLFQKGGWDIWRVADPMNRLMEKMPEKTKWMESCDDTAKPFFSPEVAADSASGPKKKEAFHGPGRHAAPLTTPETAADEETGISERDTTKAHPDTTAAKSGDSVAVKKTDWQKKEPPAAAAVPVSPPQHVTLNFDTLSPRPYRLTFTPDIVSVGLGTDAYYGYGVSGQIVAVFSDLMGNHQIAVMGDVEGNIADYTHLFASYFNLEHKVNFGLAAFYNREYTATDIFGDSLYFDTDAGAMATLRFPFSMYSRIDVEGFYENLFRVPYLSETTDNGSFVNDTTRRNRTINIFMPSISYTYDDILWGITGPLNGLRAQARVVMSPPVKLIDASFASFDVDVRHYWHILNRFVWANRLAFGASIPLRNEAPSRKFFLGGDENWFLYDFNTAAYQQNVNNFFYSDIIVPFRGWNYLDIIGTKFAVVNTEFRFPFLKEMTLVWPLPLTLRYVNGAVFTDIGNAWNPEEQFKNVPLPKNIYGGVGGGLRANLGIFVLRWDRAWKTDFATFFGPWKDYWSLGAEF; via the coding sequence ATGATTCGATTATCATTTTTACAACAGCAGCGGAATTATTTCGGCCCCAAAGTTTTTATCGCCATCCTGCCGCTCTTTTTCGCCGCGGAAATTTTTGGCTTTGGGAAGAACAAGGTTGAATACGAGTATTTTAAATGGAACTGCTACCGTGTCCCGCATTTTGAAGTTTACTTTTCGCAGAACCAGGGCGTGCTTCCGGCAATAGCCACCCAATGGATCGAGAACGATTTCGAAGCGCTTCGCCGCGATTTTTCCTTTGCCCCGAAAGACAAGATTCCCGTCATTCTGTACGGCAGTCCCAACAGTTTCGCGCAGACCAACGTCATCAGCGACATTCTGCCCGAGGGCGTGGGCGGATTTACCACGCAGATCAAGAACAGGATCGTGGTGCCGTTCGACGGTTCGTACGACGAGCTACGGCATGTGCTTCATCACGAGCTCGTGCACGGGTTTCAGTACAGTATTCTATTTGAGCAATTCGGCTCGTCGCTTTTAACCGGCGCCGACGCCCAGCTTCCGCTCTGGTTCGCCGAGGGCCTCGCCGAATACCTTTCCATGGGATGGAATACCGAGTCGGACATGTTCCTCATGGACGCCACGATTTTCGGTTCCATCGGACTTCCCGGGCCCGAACTCGGCGGTTACATGGCCTACAAAGGCGGCCAGTCGTTTTTCGAATTTCTCGCCGAGTCGCGGGGCGAAAAACGGTTCTCCCAGTTTCTTGCCCGTTTCAAGGAAGTCAAAAACGTCGAGCGGAGCTTCAAGGAGGTGTATGGAAAATCTCCGGAAGAGCTTGGTGAAGAGTGGCGGACCGAACTCAAGCGCCTTTATTGGCCGGAAATCGGCCGCCGAGCGGCGCCCGCGAAATTTGGCATTGCGCTCACCGCACACGAAAAAGACAGGGACAACTTCAACCTGAAGCCCCGGATCTCGCCCGACGGGACCAAGGTCGCCTATTTCAGCGACCTTCGGGACTACACGCGCATCCTGGTGTGCACCGCAAAGGGCGAGATCTTCCGCGAGGTGGGCCAGTCCGGTTACGCGGGCAGCTTCGAGTCCTTCCACCCCTTCCGGAGCGGGCTCTGCTGGTCCCCGGGCAGCGACAAGCTTGCCTTTGTGTCAAGCAACAACGGCAAGGACGAGCTCAGGATCGTCGACATCAACAAGAAAAAACTGCTCAAAGCCTTCATTCCAGACCTTGCCTCGGCGGTATCGCCCGACTGGTCGCCCAACGGCCGCGATATCGTCTTCTGCGGCATCGACCGCGGGTACTGCGACCTCTATGTTTACAACAGCGTTTCGGGCTCGTGCACGAGATTGACAAACGATATTTTTTCGGAGGCCGACCCGCGCTACACCCGCGACGGCAGGGGAATCGTTTTTGCGCGACAGGACACCTCGGGCGCGGCCGAGCGTTCGGTGCGAAAGGCGGCACCGCCGGTCCAGCTGTGGTACCTCGACCTCGCCGACCTGCACTGCGTGCAGCTGACTGCGTCGCCGGGCAACAAGAAGGCGCCGTGTTTTTCGCCGGACGGAAAGTTCATCATGTACGTGTCGGACCGAAACGGCATCGACAACATTTACGTCGCGCCGTTCAAAAATCCCGACAGCGCGAAAGCGCTCACCGACGTGATCGGCGGGTGCTCGAGCCCGGACTGGGCGAAAGACTCGGCCGCCGCGGTGTACTGCCTTTTCCAGAAGGGCGGATGGGACATCTGGCGCGTTGCGGATCCCATGAACAGGCTCATGGAAAAAATGCCTGAAAAAACAAAATGGATGGAATCGTGCGACGACACCGCCAAGCCCTTCTTTTCTCCCGAGGTCGCGGCGGACAGCGCCTCCGGACCGAAGAAAAAGGAGGCCTTTCACGGTCCGGGCCGGCACGCGGCCCCCTTGACAACTCCGGAAACCGCCGCGGATGAGGAAACCGGCATTTCAGAGCGCGACACCACGAAGGCTCATCCTGACACGACGGCTGCCAAAAGCGGGGATTCCGTTGCCGTCAAGAAGACTGATTGGCAAAAAAAAGAACCGCCGGCGGCCGCGGCTGTGCCGGTCAGCCCGCCCCAGCACGTCACGCTTAATTTCGACACGCTGTCGCCGCGGCCGTACCGCCTGACCTTCACCCCGGACATCGTTTCGGTGGGACTCGGCACCGACGCGTACTACGGCTACGGCGTGTCGGGCCAGATCGTTGCCGTGTTCTCCGACCTCATGGGAAACCACCAGATCGCGGTGATGGGCGACGTGGAGGGCAACATCGCGGATTACACGCACCTGTTCGCCTCCTACTTCAACCTGGAGCACAAGGTCAACTTCGGCCTCGCCGCGTTTTACAACCGGGAATACACCGCGACCGACATTTTCGGCGACTCACTCTATTTCGACACCGACGCCGGCGCCATGGCCACACTCCGCTTCCCGTTCTCCATGTATTCCCGCATCGACGTGGAGGGCTTTTACGAAAATCTGTTCCGCGTTCCCTACCTTTCCGAAACCACGGACAACGGCTCGTTTGTCAATGACACCACCCGCCGGAACCGGACCATCAATATTTTCATGCCCTCGATATCTTACACCTACGACGACATCCTGTGGGGCATCACGGGCCCGCTCAACGGCCTGCGGGCGCAGGCGCGCGTGGTGATGTCGCCGCCGGTCAAGCTCATCGACGCGTCGTTCGCGTCCTTCGACGTGGACGTGCGGCACTACTGGCACATCCTCAACCGGTTCGTATGGGCAAACCGGCTCGCCTTCGGCGCGAGCATTCCCCTGCGCAACGAGGCGCCGTCGAGGAAATTCTTTCTGGGCGGCGACGAGAACTGGTTCCTGTACGACTTCAACACGGCCGCCTATCAGCAGAACGTGAACAATTTCTTCTATTCCGACATCATCGTTCCCTTCAGGGGATGGAACTACCTCGACATCATCGGCACGAAATTCGCCGTTGTCAATACCGAGTTCCGGTTCCCGTTCCTCAAGGAGATGACGCTCGTGTGGCCCCTGCCCCTGACGCTCCGGTATGTCAACGGCGCCGTGTTCACCGACATCGGCAACGCGTGGAACCCCGAGGAGCAGTTCAAA